The following are from one region of the Dehalococcoidia bacterium genome:
- a CDS encoding phosphotransferase gives MEPSEVQRAVTAGRSAASALGLQVEGAVVVHNSNRIAVRLIPCNVLARVAPLSHQTADDLEVEVARRLAETGSPVAELEPRVAPRVYVRDGFAITLWTYYEPAASSDIAPAEYAQALGWLHAGLRQIEVSAPHFTDRVAEAERLVADREQTPGLLGADRELLGNTLRRLSTGIIGRGTGEQLLHGEPHLGNLLRTRQGLLIVDFETCCRGPVEFDIAHGLLPSEDGRMLATEEVCEHYPGADQGVLDQCRILIWAMITTWRWQRDDQLPNGRYWASEGLNQLRAARDRYGLDV, from the coding sequence ATGGAACCATCAGAAGTCCAGCGCGCGGTTACAGCCGGGAGGTCGGCGGCTTCCGCCTTGGGCCTTCAAGTCGAGGGTGCGGTCGTTGTGCACAACTCGAACCGCATCGCCGTGCGCCTGATCCCTTGCAACGTTCTCGCTCGGGTCGCGCCGCTCTCGCATCAGACCGCCGACGACCTCGAAGTCGAGGTAGCTCGCCGTCTCGCCGAAACCGGTAGCCCGGTGGCTGAGCTTGAGCCTCGGGTGGCGCCGCGTGTCTATGTGCGTGACGGCTTCGCTATCACGCTGTGGACCTACTACGAGCCGGCGGCGTCCTCAGACATCGCACCGGCCGAGTACGCGCAGGCACTCGGCTGGCTCCATGCCGGCCTGCGCCAGATCGAAGTGAGCGCACCGCATTTCACCGACCGAGTCGCCGAAGCAGAGAGGCTGGTCGCTGACCGAGAGCAGACCCCAGGGCTTCTTGGCGCCGACCGGGAACTCCTCGGCAACACCCTGCGTCGCCTGAGTACCGGAATCATCGGACGCGGCACCGGCGAACAGCTATTGCACGGAGAACCGCATTTGGGCAACTTGCTTCGGACACGACAAGGGCTGCTTATCGTGGACTTCGAGACGTGCTGTCGTGGGCCAGTCGAGTTCGACATCGCCCATGGCCTCCTCCCGAGCGAAGACGGGCGCATGTTGGCTACCGAAGAAGTTTGCGAGCACTATCCGGGGGCTGACCAAGGCGTACTTGACCAGTGCCGCATCCTCATATGGGCGATGATCACGACGTGGCGCTGGCAACGAGACGACCAGCTCCCCAACGGGCGCTACTGGGCAAGCGAGGGGCTCAACCAGCTTCGGGCAGCACGCGATCGCTACGGACTGGATGTCTAG
- a CDS encoding type II toxin-antitoxin system HicA family toxin, translating to MIKLLEAGGWRQVHGQGKGSHRKFRHPDRPGMVIVPGHPNDDLETGTGNAIRRQAEL from the coding sequence GTGATCAAGCTGCTGGAGGCCGGTGGCTGGCGTCAGGTTCACGGTCAGGGCAAAGGAAGCCATCGCAAGTTTCGGCATCCAGACCGTCCAGGGATGGTGATCGTTCCAGGACATCCCAACGACGATTTGGAGACCGGCACAGGGAACGCGATCAGGCGGCAGGCCGAACTTTGA
- a CDS encoding type II toxin-antitoxin system HicB family antitoxin, producing the protein MYRVHAATVSVQVPVILEEGETNWSAFAPSIPGCVTTGRDRDETLKNMAEALSYHLDETHRDELQEYAHLNPELRQAAAMAKATLSVAEAASLAGVGSTAITAAMRDGELAWVETPTENGAGHRRARRVYRQELERWAAARPQRRRRSA; encoded by the coding sequence ATGTACCGCGTACATGCTGCCACCGTGTCGGTGCAAGTCCCGGTGATTCTCGAGGAGGGCGAGACGAATTGGAGCGCATTCGCCCCAAGTATCCCGGGTTGCGTGACCACCGGCCGCGATCGCGACGAGACCCTGAAGAACATGGCCGAAGCGCTCAGTTATCATCTCGACGAGACGCATCGTGACGAGTTGCAGGAATACGCGCACCTGAATCCAGAGCTGCGGCAGGCTGCAGCGATGGCGAAGGCCACGCTCTCGGTCGCTGAGGCTGCCAGTCTGGCGGGCGTCGGCTCGACCGCAATCACTGCTGCAATGCGTGATGGCGAATTGGCATGGGTTGAGACCCCAACGGAGAACGGCGCCGGCCATCGCCGTGCGCGCCGCGTCTACCGCCAGGAGCTCGAGCGCTGGGCGGCGGCGCGCCCGCAGCGTCGCAGGCGCAGCGCCTGA
- a CDS encoding glucose 1-dehydrogenase has protein sequence MGTLDGKVAVITGGASGIGAATVRRFVQEGARVVFGDLQEEKGAALAAALGSSCRFLRTDVTQSEDVRALVHTAVVAFGKLDAIYNNAGIGGGEGPITDCAEEQFDRIIAVDLKAVWLGMKHALPYLIQNGGGAIVCTASVSGLMGMPGQGAYGAAKGGVIQLTRVCAIENAQHFVRANCICPGGTLTPIIYANPFRAHELDPEVVRGQLARTQPIPRAGLPEDIAAAALWLVSDDSSFVTGQAIVVDGGWTASARPQART, from the coding sequence ATGGGAACGTTAGACGGCAAAGTCGCGGTGATCACGGGCGGAGCGTCGGGCATCGGCGCGGCGACGGTGCGGCGCTTCGTGCAGGAGGGGGCGCGGGTCGTCTTCGGCGATCTGCAGGAAGAGAAGGGCGCGGCGCTCGCCGCCGCGCTAGGAAGCAGTTGCCGTTTCCTGCGCACGGACGTGACGCAGTCCGAAGATGTGCGGGCGCTTGTGCACACGGCGGTCGTGGCGTTCGGCAAGCTCGACGCGATCTACAACAACGCCGGCATCGGCGGCGGCGAGGGGCCGATCACCGACTGCGCCGAGGAGCAGTTCGACCGCATCATCGCCGTCGACCTGAAGGCGGTCTGGCTGGGCATGAAGCACGCCCTGCCGTACCTGATTCAGAACGGCGGCGGCGCAATCGTGTGCACGGCCTCCGTCTCCGGCCTGATGGGCATGCCCGGCCAGGGCGCCTACGGCGCGGCCAAAGGCGGCGTGATCCAGCTCACGCGCGTTTGCGCGATCGAGAACGCGCAGCACTTCGTGCGGGCCAACTGCATCTGCCCCGGCGGCACGTTGACGCCGATCATCTACGCCAACCCCTTCCGCGCGCACGAACTGGACCCGGAGGTGGTGCGCGGGCAACTCGCGCGGACGCAGCCGATCCCGCGCGCCGGCCTGCCGGAGGACATCGCCGCCGCGGCGCTTTGGCTGGTGAGCGACGATTCGAGCTTCGTCACCGGCCAGGCGATCGTGGTGGACGGCGGCTGGACCGCCTCGGCGCGACCCCAGGCGCGGACGTAA